In one window of Hemicordylus capensis ecotype Gifberg chromosome 10, rHemCap1.1.pri, whole genome shotgun sequence DNA:
- the ATOSA gene encoding atos homolog protein A: MKPDRDTLDEYFEYEAEEFLVNLALLITEGRTPEYSVKGRTEGFHCPPAQSSQPTTTKHECSDKLAQCRQARRTRSEVMSLWKNNIPIMVEVMLLPDCCYSDEGPTTEGNDLNDPAVKQDALLLERWILEPVPRQSGDRFIEEKTLLLAVRSFVFFSQLSAWLSVSHGAVPRNIIYRVSAAHVDLQWTFSQMPTEHFFPVPNVSHNVALKVSVQSLPRQSNYPTLTCSIHTNLGFYEKRLEERNVHPHCNSIRSEQCNVPTSPRVCSKLMWSEGMLGAKKGPEFSTTVRNLKLYPSSGLVSDFGASEPKVQCYTAAVDSKKLSQETSERSLKSFCLTDSHIHNGYPSRQSLGESIPLIGSLLQERHEVIARIAQHLIHCDPATSPVMGRPFNTNETGLVNSKVLRSAYEDENLLKKGKELSSSSVANSELTSSENTNVGKAQVIPETPSSDPHVLMNQCSRQTTEETNLLISSLLQERQEVIARIAQHLIHCDPPMPHGPPSVFNVQEISPVNPKVFHSSSEDDNLLKKGKASDSFSNSRLTLLEDNQKTKGKIPATPLNYLKYDADLKVSPKSQTRRKLLLAEPVEVVQNTFQQSPTNRNKRPLTCMNQLHSKEDNILEFADRLESVLPGYPYKPQMAKKGIAKQCSHFNSSDELICTDKLKDRTTVSENSNKDCLNNPQLVQSKILEHINVTVTQAPDSLHKNEVKRLNKDSKQPNICEQNSQLTSIENYLHKDNESFKCKNKQDKVKNAHDENEDPTDHEVQKRCPKKPVEDCLVLYEQKKTVETLRTIPLKHVWRKNNFHHLDGTSTKAFHPRTGLPLLSSPVPERKTRSGCFDLDASLLKLKCLSSKSPQRYVNKENDPDVHEKPFLSSSAPPVTSLSLLGNFEESVLNYRLDPLGIVDGFTADVGASGVFCPTHMTLPVEVSFYSVSDDNAPSPYMGVIALESLGKRGYRVPPSGTIQVTLFNPNKTVVKMFVVIYDLREMPANHQTFLRQRTFSVPVRREAKRNINKENTRHTEERLLRYLIHLRFQSSKSGKIYLYRDVRLLFSRKSMEVDSGAAYELKSYTESPTNPQFSPRC; this comes from the exons ATACTTTAGATGAATACTTCGAATATGAAGCTGAGGAGTTCCTCGTCAATTTGGCCTTGCTGATTACTGAAGGTAGAACACCAGAGTATTCTGTGAAGGGTAGGACTGAAGGCTTCCACTGCCCTCCAGCACAATCAAGTCAGCCAACCACAACTAAGCATGAATGCAGTGACAAATTGGCCCAG TGCCGTCAAGCTAGGCGCACTAGGTCCGAGGTTATGTCTCTGTGGAAAAACAATATTCCTATCATGGTTGAAGTGATGCTGCTTCCAGACTGTTGCTATAGTGATGAAGGGCCCACCACAGAAGGGAATGACTTAAATGATCCTGCAGTCAAGCAAGATGCACTGTTATTAGAAAGGTGGATTTTGGAACCAGTTCCACGGCA aagtggtgatcgATTTATTGAAGAGAAGACTCTCTTATTGGCTGTCCgctcttttgtatttttttctcagTTAAGTGCTTGGTTGAGCGTTTCACATGGAGCAGTCCCTCGTAATATTATCTACAG AGTAAGTGCTGCACATGTAGATCTGCAATGGACATTTTCCCAAATGCCAACTGAGCATTTTTTCCCTGTACCTAATGTTTCTCACAATGTGGCCTTGAAAGTCAGCGTCCAGTCTTTGCCTAGACAATCTAACTATCCAACCTTAACCTGCAGTATTCATACCAATCTTGGCTTCTATGAAAAGAGATTAGAAGAGCGTAATGTGCATCCGCACTGTAATTCCATCAGGTCAGAGCAATGCAATGTACCCACCTCACCGCGTGTATGCAGCAAACTGATGTGGAGTGAAGGTATGCTCGGTGCAAAAAAAGGCCCTGAGTTTAGTACAACTGTCAGAAACCTGAAACTGTATCCATCATCTGGACTTGTATCTGACTTTGGGGCATCAGAACCTAAAGTTCAATGCTATACAGCTGCTGTTGACAGTAAGAAGCTATCGCAAGAAACATCAGAGAGGTCTTTAAAGTCTTTTTGTTTAACAGATTCCCATATACATAATGGCTACCCTTCCCGTCAGTCATTAGGAGAATCTATTCCTTTGATAGGCTCTCTCCTCCAAGAGCGGCATGAAGTGATAGCAAGGATTGCCCAACATTTGATTCACTGTGATCCAGCAACATCACCTGTTATGGGGCGACCATTCAACACGAATGAAACAGGTTTGGTAAACTCAAAGGTTCTACGGAGTGCATATGAAGATGAAAACTTgctgaagaaaggaaaggaattgTCCTCTAGTTCTGTTGCTAACTCTGAGCTTACTTCATCAGAAAACACCAATGTAGGAAAAGCCCAAGTAATACCAGAAACACCATCATCCGATCCCCATGTTCTGATGAACCAGTGCTCCCGCCAAACTACAGAGGAAACAAACCTGCTGATAAGTTCTTTACTTCAAGAGCGGCAGGAAGTTATAGCAAGAATTGCCCAGCATCTAATTCACTGTGATCCACCAATGCCACATGGTCCTCCTTCTGTGTTTAATGTGCAAGAAATTAGTCCAGTTAATCCAAAGGTTTTTCATAGTTCGTCTGAAGATGACAACCTGCTAAAGAAAGGCAAAGCTTCAGATTCTTTCTCTAATTCAAGACTGACTTTATTGGAAGATAACCAAAAGACAAAAGGCAAAATACCAGCAACCCCTTTGAATTATTTGAAATACGATGCTGATTTGAAGGTATCTCCAAAGTCCCAAACGAGACGAAAACTGCTGCTAGCAGAGCCCGTTGAAGTAGTCCAAAATACATTTCAGCAGTCTCCTACCAATAGAAATAAGCGTCCCTTAACTTGCATGAACCAACTGCATAGCAAAGAAGATAATATATTGGAATTTGCAGATAGATTGGAATCAGTACTTCCTGGTTATCCCTACAAACCTCAAATGGCAAAGAAAGGTATTGCCAAGCAGTGTTCACATTTCAACAGTAGTGATGAACTGATTTGCACAGATAAACTTAAGGACAGAACAACCGTTAGTGAAAACAGCAACAAAGACTGTTTAAACAATCCTCAGTTGGTTCAGTCCAAAATACTTGAACATATTAATGTGACTGTAACGCAGGCTCCTGACAGTTTgcacaaaaatgaggttaagcgTTTAAATAAAGACTCAAAGCAACCAAATATTTGTGAACAAAATTCCCAGCTTACTAGTATTGAAAACTATTTGCATAAAGACAATGAAAGCTTCAAATGCAAAAATAAGCAAGATAAAGTGAAAAATGCACACGATGAGAATGAAGACCCAACAGACCATGAAGTACAAAAGCGTTGTCCGAAGAAGCCAGTAGAAGACTGCTTGGTTCTGTATGAACAAAAGAAGACTGTGGAGACGTTG AGAACAATACCACTCAAGCACGTATGGAGGAAAAACAATTTTCACCATTTGGATGGGACTTCTACTAAGGCTTTCCATCCCCGAACAGGGTTGCCTTTACTTTCAAGTCCA gTTCCTGAAAGAAAAACACGATCAGGATGCTTTGATCTAGATGCATCATTACTAAAGCTGAAATGTTTGTCCTCcaaaag cccACAACGGTATGTAAACAAAGAGAATGATCCAGATGTCCATGAGAAACCATTTCTGAGTTCCAGTGCACCACCTGTAACAAGTCTTAGCCTCCTTGGAAACTTTGAG GAATCTGTGCTGAACTATCGTTTAGATCCCTTGGGCATTGTGGATGGCTTCACAGCTGATGTGGGAGCAAGTGGAGTCTTTTGTCCCACACACATGACTCTTCCGGTTGAAGTTTCATTCTACAGCGTTTCTGATGACAATGCACCCTCTCCCTATATG GGTGTAATTGCTTTAGAGTCCCTTGGTAAAAGGGGTTATCGGGTACCGCCTTCAGGAACAATACAAGTG ACCTTATTTAATCCTAACAAGACTGTGGTGAAGATGTTTGTGGTGATATATGACTTACGAGAGATGCCAGCCAATCATCAAACATTCCTACGGCAAAGAACCTTTTCTGTCCCTGTAAGACGAGAAGCAAAGAGAAACATCAATAAAGAAAACACTCGACATACTGAAGAAAGACTACTTCGCTACCTCATTCATCTGAG GTTCCAGAGTTCTAAGTCTGGAAAGATCTACCTCTACAGAGATGTAAGACTCCTGTTCTCTCGGAAATCTATGGAGGTTGACAGTGGCGCTGCATACGAACTCAAATCTTACACTGAATCTCCAACAAACCCTCAGTTTTCACCCCGATGTTAG